A single genomic interval of Oligoflexus sp. harbors:
- a CDS encoding AraC family transcriptional regulator, whose translation MLYAETLTTPASQAELREENAPRLMEILDRYIIANIGEDMTLENMSDAVKISKFALTRLFHKHYKQAPMRWLWSFRAHLAKDVIEMDLGLPLMDVLTLCGFNSPQHFSRFFRKTFQQTPSALLKNLNREPTGPRDVQRLQQELYDAFDRVVTGSLERYKASFKQSTPV comes from the coding sequence ATGCTGTACGCCGAAACCTTGACCACACCCGCATCCCAAGCTGAGTTGCGTGAAGAGAACGCCCCGCGACTCATGGAAATCCTGGATCGCTATATCATAGCCAACATTGGTGAGGACATGACTTTGGAAAACATGTCCGATGCGGTCAAAATTTCCAAATTCGCACTGACCCGTCTCTTTCATAAGCACTACAAGCAAGCGCCCATGCGTTGGCTGTGGTCGTTCCGGGCTCACCTGGCCAAGGACGTCATTGAAATGGACCTTGGTCTTCCCTTGATGGATGTGTTGACCCTCTGCGGTTTCAACAGTCCACAGCACTTCTCGCGCTTCTTCCGCAAGACGTTCCAGCAAACGCCATCGGCTTTGCTCAAGAACCTGAACCGCGAACCTACGGGCCCGCGCGACGTGCAGCGTCTGCAGCAGGAACTCTATGATGCCTTCGATCGGGTTGTGACCGGTTCTTTGGAGCGCTACAAGGCGTCCTTCAAACAATCGACCCCTGTTTAA
- a CDS encoding SpoIID/LytB domain-containing protein codes for MKQLVIKACAIIALANANTGRAAAVDDGSSVMLELGSQRITSQSVIRVKVFPHDRAYPPHGLDSVRDQITIRAERPCSIYNASPDRAVAQGAATAKEPVIALNAAEMQHPVMVHCPGGFKLERKGAGGAPNYTYEGRLYVRPVTGNSGARELEAINLINFRDYLRGVVPSEVYREWAMEALKTQAVAARTYAVYHLVYARRFESGRLWDVDDTIQFQAYTGTSLISERTDIAVRETDGQILTYHGKVIQAYYHADSGGQTEEALAVWSQSVPFTVARPEASDMNLNKTMWEKSFSLAALTQDLHASGSLEGDRSVRNIVVPMVGRTPTGRVRSLAIIDQKGRYKLISVNAFKRTVAGLPSNLFTIERARQPGQFVVKGLGNGHGVGMSQMGAAALAAQRAWTYKQILDYYYVRTTLCSLDGEKKALPDCGKESEKYAADRALRGPAT; via the coding sequence ATGAAGCAATTGGTAATCAAGGCCTGCGCAATCATCGCGTTAGCCAACGCAAACACCGGACGGGCTGCTGCTGTTGATGATGGTTCTTCTGTGATGCTGGAGTTGGGTTCGCAGCGTATAACGTCGCAATCTGTGATTCGTGTTAAGGTTTTCCCCCATGACAGGGCTTATCCCCCCCATGGGCTGGATAGCGTCCGGGATCAGATTACGATCCGCGCCGAGCGTCCATGTTCTATATATAACGCCAGCCCCGACCGGGCTGTCGCTCAGGGCGCTGCAACCGCCAAAGAGCCTGTTATTGCTCTGAATGCGGCTGAAATGCAGCACCCCGTCATGGTCCATTGCCCAGGCGGATTCAAGCTGGAGCGCAAGGGCGCCGGCGGAGCCCCGAATTATACCTATGAAGGCCGCCTTTACGTGCGCCCTGTCACAGGCAACTCGGGCGCCCGGGAACTCGAAGCCATCAATTTAATCAATTTTCGCGATTACTTACGGGGCGTTGTCCCGTCGGAAGTCTATCGCGAGTGGGCCATGGAAGCCCTGAAGACCCAGGCTGTGGCGGCCCGCACCTATGCGGTCTATCACCTTGTCTATGCTCGTCGCTTTGAATCGGGGCGTCTTTGGGATGTGGATGACACCATCCAGTTCCAGGCCTATACCGGCACCTCCCTGATTTCTGAGCGCACCGACATCGCCGTGCGTGAGACCGACGGTCAGATCCTGACCTATCATGGCAAAGTTATTCAGGCTTACTATCATGCGGATAGCGGCGGGCAGACCGAGGAAGCCCTGGCCGTCTGGAGTCAGTCCGTGCCCTTCACTGTGGCCCGTCCTGAAGCCAGCGATATGAACCTGAATAAGACCATGTGGGAAAAGAGCTTTTCACTGGCCGCCCTGACCCAGGATTTACATGCATCGGGCAGTCTGGAAGGGGATCGCAGCGTCCGCAATATCGTGGTTCCCATGGTGGGCCGCACGCCGACCGGCCGTGTTCGTTCACTGGCGATCATCGACCAGAAAGGCCGTTACAAACTCATTTCCGTGAACGCTTTCAAACGCACCGTCGCTGGTCTTCCTTCGAATCTTTTCACGATCGAACGCGCCCGCCAGCCAGGACAGTTCGTGGTGAAAGGCCTTGGCAATGGCCACGGCGTCGGCATGAGCCAGATGGGGGCTGCGGCTCTTGCGGCTCAGCGCGCCTGGACCTATAAGCAGATTCTTGATTACTACTATGTGCGCACCACTCTTTGCTCACTCGATGGCGAGAAAAAAGCTCTTCCCGATTGCGGTAAGGAATCGGAAAAATACGCGGCCGATCGCGCGCTGCGTGGACCCGCTACGTGA
- a CDS encoding bacteriohemerythrin: protein MAWYEWNKSLDIHVTEMNDEHKVLIDLMNRLHDEAAASKPKDILQLTFQELVTYTRRHFQDEENYMYSINYPGLPTHRLIHAKLLTQLDGHYEAFVNGDGTVSVALFDFLKMWLNAHIRGIDIQYGEHGQSVRRTA, encoded by the coding sequence ATGGCCTGGTATGAATGGAACAAGAGCCTCGATATTCACGTCACGGAAATGAACGACGAGCATAAGGTTCTGATCGACCTTATGAACCGACTCCATGACGAAGCCGCAGCCAGCAAACCCAAAGATATTCTACAGCTGACTTTTCAAGAACTGGTGACCTACACCCGCCGCCACTTCCAGGACGAAGAAAATTACATGTATTCCATCAACTATCCGGGGCTGCCCACGCATAGGCTGATACATGCGAAGCTTCTGACCCAGCTTGATGGGCATTATGAAGCCTTCGTGAACGGTGATGGCACTGTGAGCGTCGCGCTGTTCGATTTTCTGAAGATGTGGCTTAATGCTCATATTCGCGGCATTGATATTCAATACGGAGAGCACGGGCAGAGCGTGCGGAGGACGGCTTAA
- a CDS encoding sensor histidine kinase, with protein MGSHALSRRILSLILATSTLITTVLTCINLYLDYRSELGLLENAFNQLERLTLNPLSAAVWSFDDGQIRKFLDGIVATGDFIEVTVSDIDGSPLYIMQRPSHPGPGSWWETLIAEPKVTRRYNLNLQQNPEPPRIVGFLTVKASKINIIERLMEKLQVIFIMQGIKTLLISLIILAIFQNYVTRHLVHVAHYLEYYRKNGFRSGHTLQLKRRSTKTDELDSLVTSLNIVISELDRHHEQNAQRLQATERELETQRISAIQSARLASLGEMAGGIAHEINNPLAIIMASAQRLSRELGRQNLDQVQRCTQQILSTGDRIAQVVNSLRKLSRDGTNTPRSQFRVRQLIDEVMGLCEEKIRRAGIKLVVDVPEDVMLYANEVELSQVLFNLLSNACDAVDKQENPWIQLIGRREAERFTLSVIDSGSGIPPALADRIMEPFFTTKELGKGTGLGLSISLSIAKRHGGDLRLDPASSHTKFDLQLPLRPMQQQA; from the coding sequence ATGGGGTCACACGCCCTTTCGCGAAGAATACTATCCCTGATATTAGCGACTTCGACGCTTATCACCACTGTCCTGACCTGCATCAACCTTTACCTCGACTACCGCTCCGAACTGGGACTTCTCGAAAATGCCTTCAATCAGCTGGAACGTCTGACGCTGAACCCACTGAGCGCCGCGGTATGGAGCTTCGATGACGGTCAAATCCGGAAATTTCTGGACGGGATTGTTGCGACCGGCGACTTTATCGAAGTCACAGTCAGCGATATTGATGGATCGCCGCTCTACATCATGCAAAGGCCGTCGCATCCAGGGCCCGGATCATGGTGGGAAACTTTGATCGCCGAGCCCAAGGTCACCCGGCGCTATAATCTGAATCTGCAGCAGAATCCTGAGCCGCCGCGGATCGTGGGCTTCCTGACCGTCAAGGCGTCCAAGATCAACATCATCGAACGCCTCATGGAAAAACTTCAGGTGATCTTCATCATGCAGGGGATCAAGACCCTTCTGATATCGCTCATCATTCTCGCCATTTTTCAGAATTACGTGACCCGGCATCTCGTTCATGTGGCTCATTATCTGGAATACTACCGCAAAAATGGATTCCGTTCCGGTCACACGCTGCAGCTGAAGCGGCGCTCGACCAAAACTGATGAGCTGGATTCCCTCGTCACGAGTTTGAATATCGTGATCAGCGAACTCGACCGTCATCACGAACAGAACGCCCAGCGCCTGCAGGCCACAGAACGCGAACTGGAAACGCAGCGCATCAGTGCGATTCAATCCGCGCGTCTGGCCAGTCTTGGGGAAATGGCGGGCGGCATTGCCCATGAAATCAATAATCCGCTGGCCATCATCATGGCCTCGGCGCAAAGGCTGTCGCGGGAACTCGGTCGCCAGAATCTGGACCAGGTGCAGCGTTGCACCCAGCAGATTCTTTCCACCGGCGATCGCATCGCCCAAGTCGTCAACAGTCTGCGCAAACTTTCGCGGGATGGCACCAACACACCACGCTCGCAATTTCGCGTGCGGCAGCTGATTGATGAGGTGATGGGACTTTGTGAGGAAAAAATTCGCAGGGCCGGCATCAAACTCGTGGTCGATGTGCCTGAGGACGTGATGCTTTACGCCAACGAAGTCGAGCTTTCCCAGGTTCTTTTTAATCTTTTGAGCAATGCCTGCGACGCTGTGGATAAGCAGGAAAACCCCTGGATACAGTTGATAGGTCGTCGCGAAGCCGAACGCTTCACGCTCTCGGTGATCGACTCGGGCAGCGGCATTCCTCCTGCGCTCGCCGATCGGATCATGGAACCTTTCTTCACCACCAAGGAATTGGGCAAGGGAACCGGCCTGGGCCTCAGCATTTCCCTTTCGATCGCCAAACGCCACGGCGGGGATCTGCGTCTTGATCCTGCGTCCTCGCACACCAAGTTCGATCTGCAGTTGCCGCTCCGCCCCATGCAGCAGCAGGCTTAA
- a CDS encoding serine hydrolase, which yields MRKLSLGIPLAFILMSGPLRAVPCTKPGFDPKAWTDAQAPTPDAHDQKLIDFMQKPTRPDGTFQKEWQTDAVVIAYQDRIELEAYFNGYGADKKHLLWSGTKSIFNALAGIAVADGKLDPNKSVADYLPRFPHLNTVKIDHLLSYSSGLNWKETYEENLLPQQSSITNLLYGLGPRSIEKALLPYRPSFRPGSHWAYSSGDTAFLSLVLKNIYGPDYKDMPWKRLFDPLGITSAVLEADAEGTYFGPSYGYMKARDFLRFGALYLHDGCVAGEALLPMKGTIPGFTNLSWVEFSMAPTEAVLNRIKGKVPWPDQTGRHFWINLPSDLSGKAPPYSRAPVNILIAMGHWGQRLYVIPAWNMVVVRFANDRTEEFWAEDNFFAQLASWREAKGFL from the coding sequence ATGCGAAAGCTTTCCTTGGGTATACCCCTCGCGTTTATCCTTATGAGCGGCCCTCTTCGGGCTGTTCCCTGCACGAAACCAGGTTTTGATCCCAAGGCATGGACCGACGCCCAAGCCCCCACTCCCGATGCCCATGATCAAAAGTTGATCGACTTCATGCAAAAGCCCACAAGGCCCGATGGGACCTTTCAAAAGGAATGGCAAACGGATGCCGTGGTCATCGCCTATCAAGACAGGATCGAGCTGGAAGCCTATTTCAACGGCTATGGCGCCGATAAGAAACATCTGCTCTGGTCCGGCACGAAAAGTATCTTCAACGCCCTGGCCGGCATCGCGGTGGCGGATGGCAAACTCGATCCCAATAAATCCGTAGCCGATTATCTGCCGCGTTTTCCCCATCTCAACACCGTGAAGATAGACCATCTCCTCAGCTATTCCTCGGGACTGAATTGGAAGGAAACCTACGAAGAAAACCTTCTGCCCCAGCAGTCCTCGATCACCAATCTTCTTTATGGCCTTGGCCCCCGCAGCATTGAAAAGGCCCTGCTGCCCTATCGCCCCAGCTTTCGTCCCGGCAGTCACTGGGCCTATTCGAGCGGTGACACCGCATTTCTCAGCCTGGTCCTGAAAAACATCTACGGTCCCGATTATAAGGACATGCCCTGGAAACGACTCTTCGATCCGCTGGGCATCACCTCGGCCGTCCTGGAAGCCGATGCCGAGGGCACCTACTTCGGTCCATCCTATGGCTACATGAAGGCCCGGGATTTTCTACGTTTCGGCGCCCTCTATCTGCATGACGGCTGTGTTGCCGGCGAGGCTCTTCTGCCGATGAAGGGAACCATTCCAGGTTTCACGAATCTCTCCTGGGTCGAATTCTCGATGGCTCCGACTGAAGCGGTGCTGAATCGCATCAAAGGCAAGGTGCCCTGGCCTGACCAGACCGGCCGTCATTTCTGGATCAATCTTCCCAGTGATTTGAGCGGCAAGGCTCCCCCATATTCGCGGGCACCTGTGAACATTCTGATTGCGATGGGTCATTGGGGTCAAAGGCTCTACGTTATCCCAGCCTGGAATATGGTGGTCGTCCGTTTTGCCAACGACCGGACCGAGGAATTCTGGGCCGAGGATAATTTTTTCGCCCAGCTCGCCAGCTGGCGTGAAGCCAAGGGGTTTTTATGA